From the genome of Schaalia dentiphila ATCC 17982, one region includes:
- a CDS encoding HAD hydrolase family protein, whose amino-acid sequence MSQERFLTVPSSGEVARPFENLLDEAEAALPAGIPTSAGQVLVALDIDGTILTPAGATPRVLEGIHGLAAAGAQVLIASGRALEGVIPVLGALEFTDGWALCNNGATLVRVSGGECEIVEERTFVPGPILEEIAAAVPGSVFASMPHPDILLSAPFPNNEIEGSDHRIVSMEELASTPTPKIVVRAAEMDREEFHRILSSLDVSRTHEVFVGWTSWADIEPLGVTKASGLESLRQRLGLPACGTVAVGDGTNDIAMIEWAAFGVAMGGASEEVRAHADHVTAAVDNDGAAAVMHAIMRRCGVAGR is encoded by the coding sequence ATGAGCCAAGAGCGCTTCCTGACGGTCCCCTCCTCCGGGGAAGTTGCTCGCCCCTTCGAGAATCTTCTCGACGAGGCCGAGGCCGCCCTGCCCGCCGGCATTCCGACGTCGGCGGGACAGGTCCTGGTTGCGCTCGATATTGATGGCACGATCCTGACCCCAGCGGGCGCGACCCCGCGTGTCCTCGAGGGCATTCATGGTCTCGCCGCCGCGGGTGCCCAGGTCCTGATCGCTTCGGGTCGTGCGCTCGAGGGCGTCATCCCGGTCCTGGGTGCCCTGGAGTTCACGGACGGGTGGGCGCTGTGCAACAACGGCGCGACCCTCGTGCGCGTGAGCGGCGGGGAGTGCGAGATCGTCGAGGAACGTACCTTCGTGCCCGGTCCGATCCTGGAGGAGATCGCCGCGGCCGTGCCCGGCTCAGTGTTCGCATCGATGCCGCACCCCGACATCCTCCTGTCCGCTCCCTTCCCGAACAACGAGATTGAAGGGAGCGATCATCGCATCGTGTCGATGGAGGAGCTTGCCTCCACGCCCACGCCGAAGATCGTCGTGCGCGCCGCCGAGATGGATCGCGAGGAGTTCCATCGGATCCTGTCGTCCCTGGACGTGTCGCGCACCCATGAGGTGTTCGTCGGCTGGACGTCCTGGGCGGACATCGAGCCGCTCGGGGTGACGAAGGCCAGTGGCCTGGAGTCTCTCCGTCAGCGTCTCGGCCTGCCCGCGTGCGGGACCGTTGCCGTTGGGGATGGCACGAACGACATCGCGATGATCGAGTGGGCGGCCTTCGGTGTCGCCATGGGTGGTGCCTCCGAGGAGGTGCGCGCCCACGCCGACCATGTGACGGCCGCCGTCGACAATGACGGCGCCGCCGCGGTCATGCACGCGATCATGCGCCGCTGCGGGGTCGCTGGACGCTGA
- the serS gene encoding serine--tRNA ligase, which produces MIDVRALRENPEPARASQRARGANPGLVDEIIEADAARREALQAFETLRATQKEVSKSVGRASKEERPAILAQAKELAEQVKAAEAAANAADADADRLARLLPNLVVDGVPVGGEDDFVVLRHEGPAPRDFAAEGFEPQDHLALGEGLDAIDTKRGAKVSGARFYYLKGIGARLELALMTMAMDQALANGFVPMMTPTLVTPQVMGGTGFLNEHSDEIYYLPADDLYLTGTSEVALAGYHADEILDLSGGPKRYMGWSTCYRREAGSAGKDTRGIIRVHQFNKAEMFSYCRPEDAAEEHQRFLAWEEEMLAKVELPYRVIDTAAGDLGTSAARKFDCEAWLPTQERYMEVTSTSNCTTFQARRLGIRERREDGMTAVATLNGTLATTRWIVAFLENHQQADGSIYVPEALRPYLGGLEVLSPVAR; this is translated from the coding sequence ATGATTGATGTGCGTGCCCTGCGTGAAAACCCCGAACCCGCCCGTGCCTCCCAGCGCGCCCGAGGAGCAAACCCCGGCCTCGTCGATGAGATCATTGAGGCTGACGCCGCCCGCCGCGAGGCCCTCCAGGCCTTCGAGACGCTGCGAGCCACCCAAAAGGAGGTCTCCAAGTCTGTGGGCCGCGCCTCCAAGGAGGAGCGTCCGGCGATCCTGGCTCAGGCTAAGGAGCTCGCCGAGCAGGTGAAGGCCGCTGAGGCCGCCGCGAACGCAGCCGATGCCGATGCCGACCGCCTCGCACGCCTTCTGCCTAACTTGGTCGTCGACGGTGTGCCCGTCGGTGGTGAGGATGACTTCGTGGTTCTGCGCCACGAGGGCCCCGCCCCCCGCGACTTCGCCGCCGAGGGCTTCGAGCCCCAGGACCACCTCGCGCTCGGCGAGGGCCTGGATGCGATCGACACCAAGCGCGGCGCGAAGGTCTCCGGCGCCCGCTTCTACTACCTCAAGGGCATCGGTGCCCGCCTCGAGCTGGCCCTCATGACGATGGCCATGGATCAGGCGCTCGCCAACGGCTTCGTCCCGATGATGACCCCGACCCTCGTGACCCCGCAGGTCATGGGCGGCACCGGCTTCCTCAACGAGCACTCCGACGAGATCTACTACCTGCCCGCCGACGACCTGTACCTGACGGGTACGTCCGAGGTGGCCCTCGCCGGCTACCACGCCGACGAGATCCTCGACCTGTCGGGTGGCCCCAAGCGCTACATGGGCTGGTCCACCTGCTACCGCCGCGAGGCGGGCTCTGCGGGCAAGGACACGCGAGGCATCATCCGCGTCCACCAGTTCAACAAGGCTGAGATGTTCAGCTACTGCCGCCCGGAGGATGCTGCCGAGGAGCACCAGCGCTTCCTCGCGTGGGAAGAGGAGATGCTCGCCAAGGTCGAGCTGCCCTACCGCGTCATCGACACGGCCGCCGGCGACCTGGGCACCTCCGCCGCCCGCAAGTTCGACTGCGAGGCGTGGCTGCCCACTCAGGAGCGCTACATGGAGGTCACCTCGACCTCGAACTGCACGACGTTCCAGGCCCGCCGCCTCGGTATTCGCGAGCGCCGTGAGGACGGCATGACCGCAGTCGCCACCTTGAACGGCACGCTGGCCACGACCCGCTGGATCGTCGCCTTCCTGGAGAATCACCAGCAGGCGGATGGCTCGATCTATGTGCCCGAGGCCCTGCGCCCCTACCTGGGGGGACTCGAGGTTCTGAGCCCGGTCGCTCGATGA
- a CDS encoding diacylglycerol/lipid kinase family protein, with the protein MDATPWVLAAVAGAGAIGAARLATALTRRHRRRKALAIPASVDDPTRGRPRPWIIMNPSKHEDPQAFKELINRKAKELGITHVHWRETTREDPGTGQAVRALAEGASVVIAAGGDGTVRAVAAGMAGSDVRMGIIPVGTGNVLAGNLSVPDDPEEALAVALDRNHRAVDLAWVRIEDVTQESTQPAEGGLRLAARTALHPEASAADQGAPASSNEPRADEYACLVVTGMGYDGATMADTNPELKKRIGWIAYVWAGLGAMGVPRMKARLTLRSPAARVADPLGVGDQITGEALDEASSASAEPLRSPADEITRVEARSVMFANAGELKMLVLAPDAELSDGLIDVIAVDALAGLLGWADVTWKMLGQLIGLRPINLPVSTGKVAFRQAKGASVTAEEAQVCQVDGDAIGLAHTMHIRMQAGALDIAVPAERTWMELLPG; encoded by the coding sequence ATGGACGCAACACCGTGGGTACTCGCTGCCGTCGCCGGAGCTGGAGCCATCGGTGCCGCACGCCTCGCAACAGCCCTGACCCGCAGGCACCGCCGCCGCAAGGCACTCGCCATCCCCGCATCGGTGGACGACCCGACGCGCGGACGGCCGCGCCCCTGGATCATTATGAACCCCTCCAAGCACGAGGATCCACAGGCCTTCAAGGAGCTCATTAACCGCAAGGCCAAGGAACTCGGCATCACGCACGTGCACTGGCGCGAGACCACACGTGAGGACCCAGGCACCGGGCAGGCCGTGCGCGCTCTCGCGGAAGGCGCGTCCGTCGTCATCGCCGCAGGCGGAGACGGAACAGTGCGCGCTGTTGCCGCCGGCATGGCAGGATCCGACGTCCGCATGGGCATTATCCCCGTGGGCACCGGCAACGTCCTGGCCGGAAACCTCTCCGTCCCCGACGATCCCGAAGAGGCCCTCGCCGTCGCGCTCGACCGCAACCACCGCGCCGTCGACCTGGCATGGGTACGCATCGAAGACGTCACCCAGGAGTCCACTCAGCCCGCCGAGGGCGGACTGCGCCTCGCGGCACGCACCGCGCTACACCCCGAAGCCAGCGCTGCGGACCAGGGCGCCCCGGCCTCGTCGAATGAGCCGCGCGCGGACGAGTACGCGTGCCTCGTCGTCACGGGCATGGGATACGACGGTGCAACGATGGCGGACACAAACCCCGAACTGAAGAAGCGCATCGGATGGATCGCCTACGTGTGGGCCGGCCTGGGTGCGATGGGCGTTCCACGCATGAAGGCGCGCCTCACCCTACGCTCACCCGCCGCTCGAGTGGCGGACCCCCTGGGCGTCGGCGATCAGATCACGGGAGAGGCCCTGGACGAGGCATCCTCGGCTAGCGCCGAACCCCTGCGCTCACCCGCCGATGAGATCACCCGCGTCGAGGCCCGGTCCGTCATGTTCGCGAACGCGGGCGAGCTGAAGATGCTGGTTCTCGCCCCCGATGCAGAGCTGTCGGACGGCCTCATCGACGTCATCGCGGTTGACGCGCTCGCCGGCCTGCTCGGCTGGGCGGACGTGACCTGGAAGATGCTCGGCCAGCTCATCGGCCTACGCCCGATCAACCTGCCCGTCTCGACCGGCAAGGTCGCGTTCCGCCAGGCGAAGGGCGCATCCGTCACGGCCGAAGAGGCCCAGGTGTGCCAGGTGGACGGCGACGCGATCGGACTCGCCCACACCATGCACATTCGCATGCAGGCGGGCGCCCTCGACATCGCAGTGCCCGCAGAGCGCACGTGGATGGAGCTGCTGCCCGGCTAA
- the pheA gene encoding prephenate dehydratase — MTTNIPGPAPLGDKLRIAFLGPFGTFTEQAVHQVAPAGAILMPMTSAPQALAAVRRGEADRAVVPIENSIEGGVNATLDSLSHGDPLVIVAEMHVHVVFQLAVLPGTRPEDIRRIGTHPHAWAQCRGWVEETFPGAIHVPATSTAAAAELLSDGDASFDAALCNAVSVNTYGLEALFTDVADNPGAITRFVLVARPGVVPPPTGADKTTIQVALPVNKSGALLTLLEQFSARGVDLSRIESRPSGDGLGNYTFSIDIVGHIREERVQAALVGLHRYSPEVRFMGSYPRVDGVRASVAPGTTDEDFRAGRAWVADLLHGGDGMGEAAGNAPAWPLA; from the coding sequence ATGACGACGAACATTCCCGGCCCCGCGCCCCTCGGTGACAAGCTTCGTATCGCCTTCCTTGGCCCGTTCGGCACGTTTACCGAGCAGGCTGTCCACCAGGTCGCGCCCGCCGGCGCGATCCTCATGCCCATGACGAGTGCCCCGCAGGCGCTCGCGGCCGTGCGCCGCGGCGAGGCCGACCGTGCCGTCGTCCCGATCGAAAACTCTATTGAGGGCGGCGTCAATGCGACGTTGGATTCGCTCTCGCACGGCGACCCCCTCGTCATCGTTGCAGAGATGCACGTGCATGTCGTCTTCCAGCTGGCCGTCCTGCCGGGTACTCGCCCCGAGGATATTCGCCGTATCGGGACGCACCCGCACGCGTGGGCGCAGTGCCGCGGCTGGGTTGAGGAGACCTTCCCCGGCGCGATCCACGTGCCCGCCACGTCGACGGCCGCTGCCGCCGAGCTCCTCTCGGATGGTGACGCGTCCTTCGATGCCGCCCTGTGCAACGCGGTCTCGGTCAACACCTACGGCCTGGAGGCCCTGTTCACCGACGTCGCTGACAATCCGGGCGCGATCACTCGCTTCGTCCTGGTGGCTCGCCCCGGCGTGGTGCCTCCTCCGACCGGCGCGGACAAGACGACCATCCAGGTTGCCCTGCCGGTCAATAAGTCGGGTGCTCTGCTGACCCTCCTTGAGCAGTTCTCGGCGCGCGGCGTCGACCTGTCCCGCATCGAGTCGCGTCCGAGCGGTGACGGCCTCGGGAACTACACGTTCAGCATTGACATCGTCGGCCACATCCGTGAGGAGCGCGTTCAGGCAGCCCTCGTCGGCCTGCACCGTTACTCGCCGGAGGTTCGCTTCATGGGTTCCTACCCGCGTGTCGACGGCGTGCGCGCGTCGGTTGCCCCGGGAACGACGGACGAGGACTTCCGCGCGGGTCGCGCGTGGGTTGCGGACCTGCTGCACGGTGGGGATGGCATGGGCGAGGCTGCGGGCAACGCCCCGGCCTGGCCGCTGGCCTGA
- a CDS encoding DUF6541 family protein: protein MLAWWMLLPTLLAMMVALVLPGFMWLRAGGRSSLVAIGAAPAFTFGLITILSVAYPALDIEWEPSTALPILGMSALGGAGAWSLSFFRRSNDGFSLRGVPLREAIGVRKPIGGRQAAIRAATWGAILVGFVLAALPLVMGAAPSNPVQQWDPTFHQNGVHAMLYGKNASPFGGLHELYGGRNVYYPTGWHAFVSLFARYDSVIQASNVSSLALMAVWVVGLAALVSVLTASRSAIMAAPIIGGMLLNMPADALTMYNQWPNSTGTALVPGLSAIAIVAGRRLVADLRAGDGLHAFLRRIPQAVFLLIGAIGLVGAHPSAAFSILAFLIAPLLASIASLARRSYGRGGRGQLVALAWGAIAFVVVAAPLLALSSSKIRAMGSYRRDGSNWGEAFSHAFLPYPPFSNTAGNAQWMIVQLILLIIGIAVTARLHLLFRRTDPLERAAERAGLTDDAGVEAEEGTLASAQEIEESEEEAQPLPFWPLASYTILAALTALAYSPDSALRTYLLAPWYKDARRIMGVEDIALTILMAVGVAAIVGLIHAAWTRWLQRILAERGSDDNIEAPRWPIQFAVGLLVLVLSGIGAIDARNAAVAQVYDPNRLGKPGMATMGELAMLRRMPYTTAPDALILGDPIAGAAYSEMIGGRKAVFPQLSTANKDVASQKILIQRFHDIATDPEVCEVVRRLGITHFYEEEDGAYYNFMRSSRHPGLYNVDTSTGFELVDAGGTAKLWKITACGEVTPGGGREAFANGVTGSRD, encoded by the coding sequence ATGCTGGCCTGGTGGATGCTGCTCCCGACCCTGCTGGCCATGATGGTTGCCCTGGTCCTGCCGGGGTTCATGTGGCTGAGGGCGGGAGGTCGTTCGTCGCTCGTCGCGATCGGAGCGGCTCCGGCGTTCACCTTTGGCCTGATCACGATCCTGTCCGTCGCCTACCCGGCGCTCGACATCGAGTGGGAGCCCTCGACTGCGCTGCCGATCCTCGGCATGAGTGCCCTGGGAGGCGCCGGCGCCTGGAGCCTGAGCTTCTTCCGCCGCAGCAACGACGGATTCTCCCTGCGGGGAGTTCCCCTGCGCGAGGCGATCGGCGTGCGCAAGCCGATCGGCGGACGCCAGGCCGCGATCCGCGCGGCCACGTGGGGAGCGATCCTGGTGGGCTTCGTCCTCGCGGCGTTGCCCCTCGTGATGGGCGCGGCCCCATCGAACCCTGTCCAGCAGTGGGATCCGACGTTCCATCAGAACGGCGTGCACGCGATGCTGTACGGCAAGAACGCCAGTCCCTTCGGTGGCCTCCACGAGCTGTACGGCGGCCGTAACGTCTACTATCCGACGGGCTGGCACGCTTTTGTCTCGCTGTTCGCGCGCTACGACTCGGTCATCCAGGCCTCGAACGTGTCCTCGCTGGCGCTCATGGCCGTGTGGGTGGTCGGCCTGGCGGCCCTCGTCTCGGTGCTGACCGCGTCGCGCAGCGCGATCATGGCGGCGCCCATCATCGGCGGGATGTTGCTCAATATGCCCGCCGACGCGCTCACCATGTACAACCAGTGGCCCAACTCGACGGGCACCGCTCTGGTGCCGGGTCTGTCGGCCATCGCGATCGTCGCGGGGCGCAGGCTGGTCGCCGACCTGCGCGCGGGCGACGGGCTGCATGCTTTCCTGCGCCGTATCCCGCAGGCTGTGTTCCTCCTCATCGGTGCCATCGGCCTCGTCGGCGCGCACCCGAGCGCCGCCTTCTCGATCCTCGCGTTCCTGATCGCGCCGCTCCTCGCCTCCATCGCGTCCCTCGCCCGACGCTCCTACGGTCGCGGTGGACGAGGCCAGCTCGTCGCCCTGGCGTGGGGCGCCATCGCGTTTGTCGTCGTCGCGGCACCGCTCCTCGCGCTGTCGTCGTCAAAGATCCGGGCCATGGGCAGTTACCGGCGCGACGGCAGCAACTGGGGCGAAGCCTTCAGCCACGCATTCCTGCCCTACCCGCCCTTCTCCAACACCGCCGGCAACGCTCAGTGGATGATCGTCCAGCTCATTCTCCTGATCATCGGCATCGCGGTGACCGCCCGCCTCCACCTGCTGTTCCGTCGCACGGATCCCCTGGAGCGTGCCGCCGAGCGCGCCGGACTCACCGATGACGCGGGTGTGGAAGCGGAGGAGGGCACCCTGGCCTCGGCCCAAGAGATCGAGGAATCCGAGGAGGAGGCGCAGCCCCTGCCGTTCTGGCCGTTGGCCTCCTATACGATCCTTGCGGCCCTCACCGCCCTGGCGTACTCGCCCGACTCGGCGCTGCGCACCTACCTGCTGGCCCCCTGGTACAAGGATGCCCGTCGCATTATGGGCGTCGAAGACATCGCGCTGACGATCCTCATGGCGGTCGGTGTCGCCGCCATCGTTGGTCTCATCCACGCCGCGTGGACGAGGTGGCTGCAGCGGATCCTCGCCGAACGAGGATCCGACGACAATATCGAGGCGCCGCGTTGGCCAATCCAGTTCGCTGTCGGCCTGCTCGTGCTGGTCCTGTCCGGCATTGGTGCCATCGACGCGCGGAACGCTGCGGTCGCCCAGGTGTACGATCCGAATCGCCTGGGCAAGCCGGGTATGGCCACGATGGGTGAGCTCGCCATGCTGCGCCGCATGCCGTACACGACCGCCCCCGACGCGCTCATTCTGGGCGACCCGATCGCGGGCGCGGCGTACTCCGAGATGATCGGCGGTCGTAAGGCGGTATTCCCGCAGCTGAGCACGGCTAACAAGGATGTGGCCTCGCAGAAGATCCTCATCCAGCGTTTCCACGATATCGCGACTGATCCCGAGGTGTGCGAGGTCGTGCGCAGGCTCGGCATTACCCACTTCTACGAAGAGGAAGACGGCGCCTACTACAACTTCATGCGATCCTCCCGCCACCCCGGCCTCTACAACGTGGACACGTCCACCGGCTTCGAGCTGGTCGACGCGGGCGGCACCGCGAAGCTGTGGAAGATCACCGCGTGCGGCGAGGTGACACCGGGTGGTGGACGCGAGGCCTTCGCGAACGGCGTGACCGGCTCCCGCGACTGA
- a CDS encoding DedA family protein yields the protein MLHTVIEWFKNPETLLVAMGPWVLWGTMLIVLIESGVLFPVLPGESLLFSAGLLHDRLGLHLPTLILLVVVAAFIGAQIGYFLGAKWGRRFFKPDARFLKTEHLEKAEYYFTNYGGRSLVIGRFIPFVRTFIPIAAGMARYPYPKFLAFNTLGAVVWGAGFILAGSLLGNVPFVHDNLTLILGVIILASVLPVIIEIVGKRRAASDKE from the coding sequence ATGCTGCACACCGTTATCGAGTGGTTTAAAAATCCTGAGACTTTGCTCGTCGCCATGGGGCCGTGGGTGCTGTGGGGAACGATGCTCATCGTCCTCATCGAGTCGGGTGTCCTGTTCCCGGTGCTGCCCGGTGAATCCCTGTTGTTCAGCGCCGGCCTGCTCCACGACCGCCTCGGCCTGCACCTGCCGACGCTCATCCTCCTCGTCGTCGTCGCGGCCTTCATCGGAGCGCAGATCGGCTACTTCCTGGGCGCCAAGTGGGGGCGTCGCTTCTTCAAGCCCGATGCCCGATTCCTCAAGACTGAGCACCTGGAGAAGGCGGAATACTACTTCACGAACTACGGTGGCCGCTCGCTCGTCATCGGACGTTTCATCCCCTTCGTGCGTACCTTCATTCCGATCGCCGCGGGCATGGCCCGCTACCCCTACCCGAAGTTCCTGGCCTTCAACACGCTGGGTGCCGTCGTGTGGGGCGCGGGCTTCATCCTCGCGGGTTCGCTCCTGGGCAACGTGCCCTTCGTGCACGACAACCTGACGCTCATCCTCGGCGTCATCATCCTCGCGTCGGTCCTGCCCGTCATCATTGAGATTGTGGGCAAGCGCCGCGCCGCTTCTGACAAGGAGTAA
- a CDS encoding lysylphosphatidylglycerol synthase transmembrane domain-containing protein translates to MRKRKDSHDGSPVGDTNILFVPDSSADPSASGVDTLMGMIDEAGAPPQAPPPPEVPSSEARTEVMEPVVTPDTTTAPVAMPPSIPPSHADADQGTPASSTNNEGAADPLLPPPAPTADNAAASSEEPADEAEASAPEATTETNAEATTGDKDADIESTAPPATGEIATNLPVRRMRLPRPVYIADRILPVRRRREDIVDVVISLIAILFIWTIGALASATTRGVTMDVLSFQLVRQILILPVSITEGLIILTTPILVIVSLALRKRLQAIIQVLVTSLVAAVGGWIIILLTGLLPSDLTAPLSVDRALATQGSQTGIAIAINLVIVTLCALFTSAGEAQSMKAIKWGWTGLWIILILGVLRSSMTLPVAFISVFLGRAFGSGSRWIMGYDDQRAKGAKLVEALLNIGITPSRIVRTDLDTTEEPLATWAVAENSRGRLTQMPADLGDMGVTVTRRPIQDHHRHYQAWSDTGLAYEIIAMDPGQELTGTLLEMWNNLRLRGISRWVSPSLKAQAERSSFTTLQALRAGVFTQEPIGIASASDSIILVMSALPPTTPLTELGENASDEILDRAWEQLHFAHSRGISHRALTPEAVVVDSSSDVWLLDWDSGEVATTELNQSIDIAQMLVLTALAVGPERALEAGRRCVGEDTLIACAPVIQKPVLPAEINQRLRRSDLLGELRAALVGDSEAETAHTADLQRFRPRTIFTIAVAFIAVFIVVSSLNFSDIVTTVKSANLWWMLASALLACLIWVGSAVPLVALSPEKLSLRETLVAQVAASIITIVAPAGVGPAALNLRYLRKRRVPTAMAVTTVTLMQISQALITIILLLLVMVIAGSSLSVSVPYGTILGVVAVVMVAVGIIVAVPKVRRWIWSKIQPTWQQVYPRLLWIIGQPRRLAAVVGGNLLMNIGYVGSFWTALLAMGGSLNFSTVSITYLTANAAGSFIPSPGGIGTVETALTSGLTVAGISSSVAIATALLYRLVTFYGRIPFGWLAMKYMEKKDLI, encoded by the coding sequence ATGAGGAAGCGCAAGGATTCACACGACGGTTCTCCGGTCGGGGACACGAACATCCTCTTCGTCCCCGATTCCTCCGCCGACCCCTCGGCATCCGGGGTGGATACCCTCATGGGGATGATCGACGAGGCCGGGGCACCCCCGCAGGCTCCCCCGCCCCCGGAGGTCCCTTCCTCGGAGGCGCGCACCGAGGTCATGGAGCCCGTCGTCACGCCGGACACGACGACCGCGCCCGTAGCCATGCCGCCCAGCATTCCTCCCAGCCACGCGGACGCCGACCAGGGCACCCCTGCCTCGTCGACGAATAACGAGGGCGCGGCGGATCCTCTGCTTCCCCCGCCCGCGCCCACGGCCGATAACGCCGCTGCCAGCTCCGAGGAACCCGCCGACGAGGCCGAGGCCAGCGCACCAGAGGCCACCACGGAGACCAACGCAGAGGCCACCACCGGCGACAAGGACGCGGATATTGAATCCACCGCGCCCCCGGCTACCGGCGAAATCGCCACAAACCTGCCCGTACGCCGCATGCGACTGCCCCGCCCCGTCTACATCGCTGACCGCATCCTGCCCGTGCGCCGCCGCCGCGAAGACATCGTCGACGTCGTCATCTCCCTCATCGCGATTCTCTTCATCTGGACGATCGGCGCGCTGGCCAGCGCGACCACGCGCGGCGTCACCATGGACGTCCTCAGCTTCCAGCTCGTCCGCCAGATCCTCATCCTGCCCGTGAGCATCACCGAGGGCCTCATCATTTTGACCACGCCGATCCTCGTGATCGTCTCGCTCGCGCTGCGTAAACGCCTCCAGGCGATCATCCAGGTCCTCGTGACGAGCCTCGTGGCCGCGGTCGGCGGCTGGATCATCATCCTGCTGACTGGCCTGCTACCCTCCGACCTGACCGCGCCGCTGAGCGTCGACCGCGCGCTTGCCACGCAGGGTTCCCAGACCGGCATCGCGATCGCCATCAACCTGGTCATCGTCACCCTGTGCGCGCTGTTCACCTCCGCCGGCGAGGCACAGTCGATGAAGGCCATCAAGTGGGGATGGACGGGCCTGTGGATCATTCTCATCCTCGGCGTGCTGCGCTCGTCCATGACCCTGCCCGTCGCCTTCATCTCCGTCTTCCTGGGCCGCGCTTTCGGCTCGGGTTCACGGTGGATCATGGGCTACGACGACCAGCGGGCGAAGGGAGCCAAACTCGTCGAGGCGCTCCTCAACATCGGGATCACGCCCTCGCGGATCGTACGCACCGACCTCGACACGACCGAGGAGCCCCTGGCTACGTGGGCCGTCGCTGAGAACTCGCGCGGCCGCCTCACCCAGATGCCCGCCGACCTCGGCGACATGGGCGTCACGGTGACGCGCCGCCCGATCCAAGACCATCACCGCCACTACCAGGCATGGAGCGACACGGGCCTCGCCTACGAGATCATCGCCATGGACCCCGGCCAGGAACTGACCGGCACGCTCCTCGAGATGTGGAACAACCTGCGCCTGCGCGGCATCAGCCGCTGGGTGTCGCCCTCGCTCAAGGCTCAGGCCGAGCGCTCCTCCTTCACGACGCTGCAGGCGCTGCGCGCAGGCGTGTTCACACAGGAGCCGATCGGCATCGCCTCAGCCTCCGACTCGATCATCCTGGTCATGTCCGCTCTGCCCCCCACGACTCCGCTCACGGAGCTCGGCGAGAACGCGTCGGATGAGATCCTGGACCGCGCGTGGGAGCAGCTGCACTTCGCGCACTCGCGCGGCATCTCGCACCGTGCTCTCACCCCCGAGGCCGTGGTCGTCGACTCTTCCTCGGACGTGTGGTTGCTCGACTGGGATTCCGGCGAGGTCGCGACCACCGAACTGAACCAGTCCATCGACATCGCGCAGATGCTGGTCCTCACCGCGCTTGCCGTGGGACCTGAGCGCGCGCTCGAGGCCGGCCGACGCTGCGTCGGTGAGGATACGCTGATCGCGTGCGCCCCCGTCATCCAGAAGCCCGTGCTGCCCGCCGAGATCAATCAGCGCCTACGCCGTTCCGACCTGCTGGGCGAACTGCGCGCCGCCCTCGTGGGAGACTCCGAGGCCGAGACCGCGCACACCGCTGACCTGCAGCGATTCCGCCCACGCACGATCTTCACGATCGCGGTGGCGTTCATCGCCGTCTTCATCGTCGTCAGCTCGCTGAACTTCAGCGACATCGTGACCACGGTCAAGAGCGCGAACCTGTGGTGGATGCTCGCTTCCGCCTTGCTCGCCTGCCTCATCTGGGTCGGTTCCGCGGTCCCGCTTGTTGCTCTGTCGCCCGAGAAGCTGAGCCTGCGCGAGACGCTCGTCGCCCAGGTCGCGGCCTCAATCATTACGATCGTGGCGCCCGCCGGCGTGGGACCCGCTGCCCTCAACCTGCGCTACCTGCGCAAGCGCCGCGTCCCGACCGCCATGGCGGTGACGACGGTGACGCTCATGCAGATTTCGCAGGCGCTCATCACGATCATCCTGCTCCTCCTCGTCATGGTGATCGCCGGATCCTCGCTGTCCGTGTCGGTCCCCTACGGCACCATCCTGGGTGTCGTCGCGGTCGTCATGGTCGCGGTCGGCATCATTGTCGCCGTACCGAAGGTGCGCCGCTGGATCTGGTCGAAGATTCAGCCGACCTGGCAGCAGGTCTACCCGCGCCTCCTGTGGATCATCGGCCAGCCCCGTCGCCTCGCCGCGGTCGTGGGCGGCAACCTGCTGATGAACATCGGCTACGTGGGCTCGTTCTGGACGGCCCTGCTCGCCATGGGTGGTTCGCTGAACTTCTCCACGGTGTCAATCACCTACCTGACGGCGAACGCGGCCGGCTCCTTCATCCCCTCGCCGGGCGGTATCGGTACTGTTGAAACGGCGCTGACCTCAGGCCTGACGGTCGCGGGCATCTCCTCGTCGGTCGCAATCGCGACGGCTCTGCTCTACCGTCTCGTCACCTTCTACGGCCGCATCCCGTTCGGCTGGCTGGCCATGAAGTACATGGAGAAGAAGGACCTCATCTAG